The Sceloporus undulatus isolate JIND9_A2432 ecotype Alabama chromosome 7, SceUnd_v1.1, whole genome shotgun sequence genome segment GGTCTTATCCTCCTGGGGAAACCCAAGTCACCTTGCACTCTGGGAAGCATCTTGGCATCCAATTCGGCCATGAGCTGGCTGACATGAGCCTGCAGTTCTCTGTTCTCTTTGGCAACTGTTTCTAGGCTTTCcttcaaagaaacaaacaacagaTCTTTGCAACAGCAACCCAAAGCACAAGATACACTGACTAGACGACATAATCAGTTTTCATGGAGCTCATTCTGGATGACCTGGAGACTAGGCTCCTGCTATAAACCTGCTCTCAGCAGACTTATGATCTTCACCAGCCCAGATGTCAATTTTGATATTCTGTCCGCCATACAAAATCTGCTCTGTGTTAACTGCCACCGTCTTCTCAACTCCAGGCCTTACCTTGGCTTGCTGAAGCTCTTTGAAGTGCATCTCGGCTGTGACTTTGCCCTGGACCTCCTCATGCTGCAGCCGGTCCATGAGCTGTGTCTGAAGAAGGTACTGTTTGTGCAACTCCTCCTTCTCAGTAGCTAGCTGCTGGTATGCTGCTGTGTACTGCTGAAGATGGGTATAGTACTGATCTCGTTGTTCCTGAAGAGCTTGGGCCTCCTGCGTTTTCTGAGACACCTTAGACAAAGAAGGGAAAAACCCAGCTAATCATTGTCTAATCCAGAAGTGGGTAATAGAGATTGATGTATTTATACAAATATTTTCTCCCCATCCTCATACTTGATTAGGTGCAGAATTACCACACAATGCTGGGACATTATCAAAtagattgtttgtttttgttgtttttttatttatataccgctatttcaaagatcatagcggtgaacagcaagtaagctaatttgcccccaacagtctgggtactcattttagcgacctcggaaggatgcaagcctgagtcgagcttgggcccttttgctggtcttgaactcgcaaccttgtggtttcgagtgaatggctgcagtacaggcatttaaccactgcgccaccagggctatgaAAAATTTACATTAACACCGCCGAGGGTAAAGGGAagcagaggaagggagagaactATTTAAGAACTGTAAGGTAGGCAAGAAAAAGGGTTCTTTTGTCATTTCTCACACCTCCAAATATATGAACTCTAGGGATTCAACTGTTTTTCACTGGAGCTAAGCACCTATGAACACACAGTGGATTAAAAGCCCTAACTGCGATATTCTTTTCCAGTTCAATCACAAAGAGGCTGAGCTCTGTCACCTAAGTTAAGGAATTGGTACAGCAAAGTATcctaagttagtctcaaagactGCTAAGGAGGGACGAAGCTACAAGGGGAGACCAACCTCCTCACTCTGTGACTCTCAGGGTTGCCTTTCCCTCAGATCCATCCCTGCTGGCTTCCCTCATTCACCACACTGTCCCTGGGTAGAGAATTACCATCTCCTTGAACTCCGCCAGCTTCTCTTGCAGCTCCCCAATCTTCTTGGCCAACTCCTTCTTCACATGCTGCTCTGACTGCAAGGCACTTGTCACCTCCATGTTCTCATTGGTCTGTGAAGGAAGAGGTTAAGCCAGGTAAGCGCACAATCCTTCACATTAGCTGCAAGAAGGCACATTACCAGAATTATATCAAGGGTAAGCAAACCTATGGCCTCAGGGCCATTTTTATGGCCAACAATAACCCTCAGGAGCAAACCTCCCCATAACAGGAAGTAATGGCATGGGACTGGGAACGGCAACATTTTTGGGATAACAGCAAGATGACAGAAGGCACCATGGCCTCTAACCACCATTCAGGAGGGACGCACCAGTTTGACAAACCCATTCTGTAGCTCAGCCAGCTGCTCCTTCAGTTCCCGGTTCTGAGTCATGGCCCGGCTGATGGTGGCCTTGTCGCTCTGCATGTTCTCCAGGATTTGCTGCCTGTCAACAGCCTCCTCGCTATAGCGCTGCAGGGTCCTCTCCAGCTCCTGCAGGCGCTCCTCCTGCTCCTGGTTGAGGCGGCTCAGCTGCTCGTTGTCCCGCACCTGGGCCTGGCACTGCCCCTGGagtgcctccttctcctcctgcaggCGGCTCAGCTCCCCTTGCAGGCGCAGCTCTGCTTCCGTTGGGCCTGCAGGAGGGGCAGGCTCACTTTCCGTGGGCTTCACGGCTACAGAACCGAGGGAGAGAAAGAGTGGCAGACCCATCACAACTCCACGTTAATTCCCCCATGACCATTTACAGCAAGGAGGGTAAAGTATGGCCTTAAGGGCATTTTTTTGTGTCAACGCCCACAAATAATTTTGGGGAAGCTGAAATAGTGTTTTAATTGGACCAAAGATAGCCAATAGCACCTCACAtcgcttttttccctttcttaaaTGGAGAtttaaacatttaatatttttcatgTAAAACATGAGCATTATGGGAGGAAGGGATGACACAGCCCCAAATCCAACTGCTAATCCCAAAAAGTTACTGAATTAACTGAATGGTTACATCAGCACTTATGTAAATTCTACTGATTCAGccggtctgctctagttgggacaagCAATAGGATTTAGATCAATGAATCCCAAAGAAGTGCCTGTAAGGAGGCCCTTTTGCAGTCCTTGCACCTGAATCTTACCTGACTGACTGCTCAGTAACTCAGACAGGTTGTTTTCCAGTTCCTGGATTCGATTTACATTCAGTTCCCTTTCTTCTGTCATAGTGTGTATCTACACAATAGGAAAAGGTAAGGAAAGAGCAGTCTTACTATCACCAACTTTTGTGCAAAACTGCAGGCTCCCCTCCAGTTCCCCAAAACCACTGCAATGACAGAAGCGTCTTCTTGTTGCTATTCTTACCTGCTCAGAAAGCACCTGTACTCGCTGCTGCCagattcctccttcctccttcaacTTCTGGACATACCGATCCCGCTCAGCCTGTAGTTGCTGGAGCGATTCCGACAGCTGCTCAGTAAATAATAAGACAAAAAGCTTAAGCTAAGCAATGTGGAGGAAGCTACTACTCCCAGACACAGAGCTGAGTGAGGTTGCTCTGAAGGCTCAATCCCCAAGTCTACCAGAAAGGCCTGCATGTCTAAGGCTCTTCTGGGATCCCTCCCTACCTGAGCAATTTGTGCTTCTaaatttcctctttcttctagAGCCATCTGCAGCTGCTGAGTGGCATCAGGGACTCCTGGCTGGCTTGCAAACTGTAGAGGGAATCAAACTGTTAAGGCAAACAGACAGATCCTCAGATTCATTTTATTCCATCTCTCCGTCCAACCCTTCAGCAGTTGCCCACAATGGTTTCCCATTCTTCGAAAGCCCCCTTTAGCCTAGCTCCTGCATTAAGGATGGAGGATTAACATGGATATTTTGtaatagagaagagagagaaatcttAAGTGCAGTTCTGCATACTTGGCCCAAGGGAGCATTCCAGTTAGAAACAGTTATGCTGTGCTTCTTCATTTCTAGTGGTTGCTGTTACGGAAGGGAAGCCGGGAAGGTTCAGTAACCTGGGCAAGGATTCCATAAATCATAAAACACAATTTTGGAGACTTTATGATGTGTATCAAAATCTGTAGTGGAAGAGCTAATAAATTGGCAGGCTCCTCTCCTAAGGCTATAGAGGTTTTACAAAAGACTCCAATTTTCTTACTGAAACATACACATTAACAGTGTGGAGGCAGACATTCTGCATCACATAGAGCCTCTCCCTCCCACAGCTAAATATACAGCAGGGCAAAAACACTTAGTATCCTCTCTGGCAGTGTAACAGTCACCTGTTGAATCATCAGCTCTGCCATTTCCAGTTTCTTGTGCAAATCCTCCACGTCCAGCTTCATGGCCGAGTTTTCAGAGATTAAGCTGCGCAGCTTCTCAGAGAGTTCAGAATTCTGCTGCTTGACTTCTTCACTACTTTTGCTAGAGgtaagaaaatacacacacatgcaatagGTACAACTATATGCAGAAGCCAGTCTTCACCTTTGACATCCAGAACTTGCCACAAGTCTGAAAAAAGCTCCAGACTCTGCTTTTGAGTTATAATGTACATGCCTCAGGGCAGAGTGCATGGTCCCTAAAAGCCCTTGGTTTAAGCTTACAGCATCTTTGTGAACTAGGTTAAATTAAGAGACAGCCAATTTTTCAATACTAAATTCACAATGTAACCTCAGAACCGcaatttttgccattgcctttctgctGCATGAAGGAGATGGGGAGGAAATCAGAATATATCCCAAGAGTGAACTGGAAAAACTTCTGATGATAGATAGCACTGCAGCAAGAAGACGATCAAATCTCACCTTTGCTTGTAGACTTCCATTTTCAGACTATCTCGTTCCTTTGCCAGCTCTTTGTTATGCTGCCAACgagaaaaaatgaataaatcaatGAGGGAGGTTGAAACCTTGAGCACTCCTGGGCAGCCCCTGCTTATTTCCCAGTTCTGTTGATGGCAAAAGATACAAATTAAGCTAACTAccgtaaataaaaataaatcaaattgttTTGGCACTTTAGGTTTCCTCCCAAACAATCATGCTTAAGTAACAAtaatttcctcctttttcatggcaCCCAAATTTTGCCTCAGGTGGGGATGGTCTTGGGTCTATATTTTTAGAAAAGAGCTCTTTATCTACTGTATATAGATATCTTAAAATCATATACAAGAAAAAGAGTACACAACAAAGCACTAGCACCAGTATCTCAGGGATGCTAGGACCTGGATACACCAAGTGATGGCAGGGCCATTCCTCTGGGCCATACCACCACCTCACAAAAAGGACTTGTGACAAAGTAACTCCTGAAATCTGATACCAATTAGATTTGAAATAAGAGCTGGAGACAGCCAGATGGCACTGATGCCAAAAAGACTCTCTGACAGGGAACGCTGCCCTCAGTCTCCCTGGCAGAAGAACACTTGGCAAGCTTAACAAAGTGGACTGCCAAAGCTAGGGAGCTCAACAAAGCCAACACACTGCCCACCcaacccccttttaaaaaagagaaatgctTACTGGGGATAAGAGAAGGTGGGGGAAAATGTAGCCATGCCTACAAAGATAGAAAGCCCCAACTGAGAAAGAAGATATAAGAAAATGGAATGTAAATGTAAGGAGTTCTCACTTTCTCTGCCTGCTTCTGTtgggcagaaagagaggaaagtgtgTGCTCCACCTCAGATATTCTCTGTCGAGAGGCTTGCAACCGAGCAGCAAGGTCCTCGGCTTCTCCTGTTGAAGAGAAAATGAGGTTAGGTGGCAATTAAACCCAAGCAGGATATTTCGTTTCTTAGGCCAAATCAAAGCGCTGGTTCTTACCTAGTACAGTATACTATATGGAATGTAAAACAGAGATGATGATGAGAAGTCATCCTTTGCACCCCTTCATCCTATGAAATGGTGGCGGGGTGACAGGATCAGGCCTCCAGCTTAAGGAGGGTTTCTTTCACTGATTCTCACCACCACTTTATATAATCTGGTGCCCTCCGGATGTACTGGATGTAACATCTGCTTGCCTTGTTAATTCAGACTGATAGGAATTTGTATCCCAAACATCTAGAGGACGTGAAGCTGACAGAAGCCTGCCACACGGCACATGGAAATGTTTTGAATAAATGTCCTTAAAGGCCTGCTTCTTTGCTTCTGTTCAGGGTTTGAAatcccattgggtggccttgggcaaatcacactctcccagcctcagaggaaggcaaaggcaaaccccctctgaataaatcttgccaagaaaaccctgtgataggttcatctgagggttgccataagttggaaatgacttggaggtaacACAACAAAAAATTCCCAATCAGCTCTTCTGGAACTGTACTCTCTCTTCCCATTGACTAAGAGGCCTTCCACAAACAGAGGCCTTCCACAAACcaatgccttccagttgttttgggATACAACATCCATCATCCTTAAATGTTAACCCTACTGGCTGAGATGGGGGCTCTAgtttaaaatatctggagggtacTATCTCTCGTGGCATGAATGAGTCAGAGAGTTGCAGTCAAGGCCAAAGGATCAAGGCAACAGTCTTGCCTCAGTCTTGAACAATCGCTTTAGCACAGAGATAAGGAAAATGCAACCCTGGGGCTACCTGTGCCCCACTCAGTCTATTTTTGCAGCCATCGGCCCATCCAGATTTCCCAGACTATTCTTCTTCTGGACAGAAGAAAAGGGTGAACTGCTTATTCCGGAGGCCTCGCTTTCTCTCAAGGTGATCTGTCTGCCAGATAACTCACAGTCTAGCCTACCTGCTTTTTGGCGAGCAGCCTGCTGCGTATGAGAAAGGGCCGTCTGCAGCTCTGACTTTTCGGAAACCAGGATCCCAATAGTCTGAATGTGGACCTGCAAAGAAAGCACAGAACACCTGAATGAAGGATGGGGGAAGCCTATTGTCTGGCATCCTTCTGTCAGAGCAACTGAAGAAAAGACTCATCATTACCAAAGGATGACCTTTCCCAAATTGTCACACGAACATCAAAAGAGAGCAAAAAGATAAAACTGGTGAGGGCATAAATATGCTGAAATAAATAAGAAGCAGGCCTATATCTACCTGTAATTGTTCTCGCAATGCTGCTTGCTCCTTTGCAAATTTCTGCTCAAACCCCTTCTTCTCCTATGAAAACACAGAATATGCTCATGcatatatatcatcatcatcatgaaaatCATGCTACAGTTACAAACTTCCTCAAGTATCCCCAAAATTCAGCCAATGCACACCGCCAGAGATGTCATAAGCTCTATACCAACCCATTGCTGCTGCACCCAGTAGGCAGTTTCTGTAACTTGTCTCCTCATTGTTGGGCTAAGTCAGTTAACTATCACTCATTCTCCCAGCACACTGTGGGAACTTTCCCTGCTCCTGACTGTGAAGAATCAAACTGGCTATACCTGTCTGCAGAGCACAGCATATTACCTTCTCCAGCTGATTCACAGCTTCTTGGTTTTGCTGTTTCTGCAGAAGGAACAAAAAGGATACAACAGTATTACCTACATGCTCAGTTCCCCCCAACTGGTCGGCATGCTTTTGCTAGGTTAATACAAAGAGGATTAAAAGGCCTTTCAACATTTATAGCTTTTGGTCAGAATCAACAGACCCTGAACTCCCAATGTAAATGCTAGCTGCAGTCAATTGATACTGAACAACTATTCTGACACATTTTGTAGCAGATATGGGTCAATAATTAACAGCATTTCCCACCACTATGATAAAAGCTGCTACACAAGCGTCTCAAGGATTGTTTAATGCAATGTGTAAGATAGGCAGCAATGTAAATCGGGGCCACATCACATACTGTTACCATATCAAATCAACTCTTGTTCAGGACAGCACATCTGAGCTGCAGAAACCtgcgccctggtggcgcagtgggtaaatgcctgtactgcagccatttactcgaaaccacaaggttgcgagttcaagaccagcacaGCATCCgtagctcgactcaggcttgcatccttccgaggtcgctaaaatgagtacccagactgttgggggcaaattagcttacttgctaattagcttacttgctgttcaccgctatgatctttggaatagcggtatataaatgaaacaattattattattattattaggcaagaGACTAAGGCGTGTTCACATTAATTCAGGCAGAATTACATCTGACTCCAGGCAGACTTAATATGAAACTCTGCTGGCAGCGGATCACAGTGCCACTGGTGGCCTCTGAACTTTCCTCACTCGCTCCCAGAGACCAGATACTGCCTCCTCTTATTTTTTAGAAAGGTTTCTCTCATAAAGCAACATCAGCAGCTACTTTCTGGGAAGGGGCTTTTTGAATACTCCAAAATATTGCTAGGATATTGCTAGGACAGGCCACTCTTTCCTGTTATGTCAGAACCTGGCCTCAGAAACCAAGGACCTGGAGGTGGTGACCTAAGAACATGCTAACAGACTTGTACAGCTCTCACTACATTCACTGTTCCATGAACCTCATGGGTCCTTTCataattgaaaaataaatatagtgAAATTTATGGCTAACATCAATTCCTTAAAAggttcattatttttttcctcatcaTGGAATTTGAGTCCTCATTTGCAAATACGTGCAAAGCAACTCTTCATGTTTCCACCTGCTTTGGTTAAAGGCACGTGGCAAAAACTGTTTGTGGGCAATACTCAAATGCAAGGCATTTCAGAAATCCACTGAAATGCTACAGCAGGAAAAACAGGGGAGACAAAGAAAAGAACAGTGCAGCAAAAAACTAAGAGATGCCATGCAACAAGCAGGGGAGGATGAAATGAAGGGGGAAGCAATTTGAACAATACAGGGTTCTTTCCTGACTGAGAAAAGAGGCCTTACACATTCCTAGCTGTATTCAAAAGGCAGCCAAGTGAGTAATAGAAGCAGAAGCAGCCCATGCAAGCTAGAAGACAAACAGGCTCACTCACTGTGCCACAAGTGCTGAAAAACTCGTCACACGCTATCCCTATGTTTGGGTCAAGCATGTTTAGCCCCACACTCTGCTGAAACAAATTCAATACATTCAGTGTTGTCTATGATGGGAAAAATCAGTGACAGTACGTTATGAAAAAGTTATATGGTAGCATACCCTGTTTAAATCTATTTCTTAATGCAAGGCCTAGTCTTTAATGAGCCCATTCTAACAGCTCCCAGAACGTAATCCAAGCCTGTGCTTCTAATGAGTATTTATTTGCATTATACCAGATTTTAGCtattctttggactacaattcccagaattcttagACAGCATGGCCAGTGTTTCtactagctggggattctggaagtcacagcacaaaaaagtaactttccaatttctgtgagacactctcaacctcaggtaTAGTTCTCCATCCCCCCAGAGCTTGAATTAAGCATCTCAGCAACAGAACTAGCTGGGACAATATATACTAAATTAAACTTGGTTCCCATTGATCTGATAGTATCTTCTCTTTCTAGCTGGCAAGTTCTTAGCTTATGAGGCATTCTGCCCTTTTGGTCTGCCTCCCATCTCTATGGCAAGCTTGAGGAACCCtcacacacatttttcattttGAGGGCCGGATTCTCTCAGAGATACAACACGACAGAAAAAGATTCTGTATGTGTGAGGCAACCACGtttcccttcccctcttctctctctgaccctgcttttctctctcttgcttgctttctctccaTTGGGATACTCCTGCCAGAGGTCTAAAATGACTGCCTGCAGAGGGCCAGCTGAAATTACAGCTACAGGTAACTCACTGCTGCTGTGCAAGAATCAAGAGCCAAGTCCTTTGTTTGCCCACATTTTCTCAAAAGATCTGTCTTCTGCCAAAACGAACACTCCTCAGTGTGTAAACAGACAAGATAGACGGGTCATGTGAACTCACAGACATAAACTTGCTCAAGATgtctcctctgaggccaaggctTTCATTTTAGACCCCAAGTTCCTTCTAGTGCTACTGGATCACGTTGACTACCATCCCACTTCTAGGTGAATGACAACTTTTCTTGTGGCACTGTGAAAGAACCCAGGACCTTGCAGGCATCCAGAGAGCACAAAGGAGCAGCAAGACAAGGCCAAACAAGTTGGGTCTAGTTGTGATTCTTACCAATTCCTCTATCTTTGTActgagttgtttgtttgttagattGCTGGAGTCTAGAGCTACTGCCAGCTCCTGGTAACGGGTCTGATGGGCACATGCAgacaagaggaggagagaggaagaggagaggggagaagaaggaaagaaaaaggcaaatcaTTTAAAAGGGGGGAAGAAAATGATCAACCTTTGTGATTCCCCAtccccacaaacaaacaaaaaagccatcTCCCACTCAAACACTTGGGCCtcaatccaactgctagtccaaACTGGACTGAGTTACCTTTTAGTAACTGATCCAACTCTAAGTAGTAGAAGCAACTAGATTTAGGGCAATCTGATTCCCCTTCAAAGACAACTCTGCATTCTGATAAAACTCAAGATAGGCCCTTAATATGTCCAATCTGGAAGTCACTCGGAGAACATTCATCCAAATACCAAAGAAACCAGCagtgtatatttttgttttacaGTGGGCAGGCAGTTGTATTCAAGTCAGTTGTCACTGCCAGAATGCACCATGGATACCTATTCAAATCAATGCTTAATGACAAAAAGCACATATCTGTGGACCTACCGCCATTTCTTTCATATCTGTGGAAGACGCAGCATTTTCCCCATTCACGTAGGCCACTGGCTGCAAAATACAGATACCTGTTATTACAATATACAGCTAGCTAAAATTGGTATATTCCATTGGCTTGGGTAAACATGAGTTTTAGCATGATATTCCTCTGGCAGAAACATGAAAAGATGTCTCCAGAATCAGGGAAATAAAGAATGAACTTCAAAGTAATTTAGCATAACCCCCGGGTCACTTTAAATACACATCGACTTTGCAGGCTCTCACTCTCATCATCATAGGTATGAAAACATCATATTGTTTTATTGTCTGGCTATAaagacatttaataaataaattttaaataaattttttatttttataccgcccttccatagatcagggcggttgacagcaaaatatcaaacaacatatacatcagggttacaaacaattacatacaaacagaataaaacccccgttagccagtcctctttgccacagaagaggaagggaggcccactggactttaatcggggaatgcaagctgaaatagaaaggtttttaggtcctttctaaattgggccagggaggtggccgagcggagctctgtgggcagcgtgttccaaagggctggggcggcaatggaaaatgtcttcctcgcggtggaggtcaacctagcccctggcaccctaagtagttgctgcccagatattctgagggtgcgggacggaatgtacggggagaggcggtccttcaggtatcctgggcccaagccatttagggctttataggtcatcaccaacaccttatattgtgcccggaagcgaataggcagccaatgcagatctttaagcaccggtgtaatatggctggccctggaagttccagtgaccagcctggctgccatattctgtaccatttgtagcttccgggtttggtataagggttgccccatgtagagtgcgttgcagaaatccaatctcgaggttaccagagcatgtactaccgtttcaaggtccctctgggccaggtatgggcgcagctggcgaataattTAGAATTACTGAACATTCCTGAGCCAGCTTCTTAACCCTCATTTAGGTAGAAAAATAATGAAGTGAGACAAATCAGAAAGCTCTGGCTATTACCTGACTGACCATGCCGTTCAGCTGCTCGGAGAGCTGGCGGAGACTCTCTGTCAGTGAGAGGGACCTGGAAAAGGAACCAGGCAGATCCTTTAATAAAAAAGGGACTAGTAATACAATGGGAAAAAGACACCATACCACAGAAATACAAACGCAAGCCTAAAGTCACTTACCTGTTTTCATCAAAAGCATTTTTATGATCCGAGTCACTGAGCTGTGGAATGAAATAGATATGTAACTAACTGAACAAGAAATGACTAGCAAACATATCAGGTTATGCATGAACATGCCTGCATGCACGCACACAGAAACAAACATATAAACTCCAACACAGAGTGGGAAAATGCTGCCTTCTCATTAACTTACAGCGCGTAGCAGAAGCTCACAGAAACCTCCCACACAGCCTGCATCAAGTGGTGACCAAGTGGCCATTGCCAAATTTCCACCATTATCCACATAAGCAGTTAGCTCTGTGAAGGAGGATTATGACTTTCTCTGCATGCCATCTTTCCAGTGCCTAGCCTACCAAACAACTGTTTGTCAAACTGTGCAAGTTTGAGTTAAATATATGGCATGTGTGTTTACTCTCTTCTCATGGTGCTCTCCACATTAAAATCTCATATGTTGCTCAACTGATTTCACACTGGAAAAGCTATTTCCAGGGAAGAAGGAGGTAAGGAGATAGTGCACCAGAAGGAGAGATTTAAACTTCCTGTCCTTGCATATGCCAGATTTTTTTAGACAACAAGTCGCATCATCCTAcgccactgactatgctggctatggctgaGAAAAGCTAAGCTCCAATTCCCCACTCTTACTCAGAAAAGAATTGCTTCCAATGACTCTACAAATgccaatggagcaatggaaaaGGAGTGATTTGGACACTCTAGATAGCCAGAATATTGCAGAGCTAATTCCTCTCACTTTTGCAACTTGCCAAATGACTGGCTAGTGTCTTACCTGATAACCTTGCACTACCCTTGTATCTCTCCCGCCCCCCAATCTTTATGTGAAACTTGGCAAAAACATCTGTAGGATATTCAGATATTCACAAACCTGTGACAGCTGCATGTTACCAGGAGCTGGAGCGGCAGAGCTAGGAAAACTATTGCTGTTAGATGACGTGAGGACACCAGCAGCGAGCTGTTCAGCATTATTGACAGCAACTTCACCATCACAGTATGCCTGTCACAAAACACACCACAAGGATTACAAGCACCATGCAGGTGAGGGGAACGCAGAGGAGGACGTCTGTCGGTTGTTTCCGTAAGCATTTGTGTTCTCCCTActtattaaaacaaatgcaaccCTGTAATATTTCACTGTCACTGGGAATTAAAACTGCATAAATTAATACTTATGTTTGATCTGAGGGGCTGTGTCTAGCACTTATATTGCCCCATTACTTTTACACATCCTTGGAAAGAGTgattagggcctgttacagactgccaaaataaagctgcttcaggtctctttggaggtatgctatttaaatgctgcatgggtcctaagagtccggagttcgcaccaaagccacactccattcctaagcaccggagtgcagcttttggtgcagcttccggattcttaggatgcatgcatcatttaaatagcatacctccaaagagacccgaagcagctttattttggcagtctgtaacaggcctaagtagaTATGGAAGAGAAGGAGTTACTAACTATATATGCCTAGGTTTGCCTGAAAAACACTCCCTCCCAAGGTTTCCAGGGCACTGAGACTATATCCAGATCAAATATAAATAGGAACATTATCCTAATTAAAGTGGTACCCACTAACTACAGGTCTGGATTTTACTCAGAGATTAAATAACCAAATATAGTTCCATTTAGAGAGACTACACTCAGCCCAAACAGCCCAGGGCCAAGTTCTGAGGATGTCAGGACACAGAAAACCTGAAGGAGTTGCAGTGTGGGGAAGTGCCTTCCTCCTTGTGTCCAAACTGTTATCATGCCCCTGGCGCATGCCATTCCGGAGGATCAGTTATCAAAAATTGGTTGCCACATTTGAATACAATTGAAAGCCTTCCTAGAATGGTTGGCACTCCTTTCCCCTGTATGAGCATCATCTTTCTGCCTTTTACATTCTTAGCATGTGGATATCTAAGAACACTGAAGGAAAGGATCTCACTTGTTGATGCACCATGTGATCAATAAAAGAATGAGCCA includes the following:
- the GOLGA2 gene encoding golgin subfamily A member 2 isoform X3, translated to MADGSRQSKLAAAKKKLKEYQQKNSPGLTPGAKKKRKGKEGSRPETPTNDGRESPENIQNILKVLVSDLNRSNGVAIPSLDKRKAYCDGEVAVNNAEQLAAGVLTSSNSNSFPSSAAPAPGNMQLSQLSDSDHKNAFDENRSLSLTESLRQLSEQLNGMVSQPVAYVNGENAASSTDMKEMATRYQELAVALDSSNLTNKQLSTKIEELKQQNQEAVNQLEKEKKGFEQKFAKEQAALREQLQVHIQTIGILVSEKSELQTALSHTQQAARQKAGEAEDLAARLQASRQRISEVEHTLSSLSAQQKQAEKHNKELAKERDSLKMEVYKQSKSSEEVKQQNSELSEKLRSLISENSAMKLDVEDLHKKLEMAELMIQQFASQPGVPDATQQLQMALEERGNLEAQIAQLSESLQQLQAERDRYVQKLKEEGGIWQQRVQVLSEQIHTMTEERELNVNRIQELENNLSELLSSQSAVKPTESEPAPPAGPTEAELRLQGELSRLQEEKEALQGQCQAQVRDNEQLSRLNQEQEERLQELERTLQRYSEEAVDRQQILENMQSDKATISRAMTQNRELKEQLAELQNGFVKLTNENMEVTSALQSEQHVKKELAKKIGELQEKLAEFKEMVSQKTQEAQALQEQRDQYYTHLQQYTAAYQQLATEKEELHKQYLLQTQLMDRLQHEEVQGKVTAEMHFKELQQAKESLETVAKENRELQAHVSQLMAELDAKMLPRVQGDGVETEEMVADRKTPLLSIPEDFESKEEMVAFLTSAMSQAESDREEMRQQLIEQKRQCKGLVQQISMLRKEQQLHVTSAGASSADSVPGEVHEALKRAMEKLQSRFTDLIREKAELKDRVEELEHRCIQLSGETDTIGEYIALYQSQRAILKQRHREKEEYISRLAQDKEEMKMKLMELQELVMRLVGERNDWHTKYMAVAQNVELQPGPSSEPADATMERHLELNATDGEGLREVSLTDEPEQDPASAPSHPSHADGKGPQPVPQDPTAKQIMQLLREIQNPRERPGSLLENPCIPFFYRADENDEVKIMVV
- the GOLGA2 gene encoding golgin subfamily A member 2 isoform X4, whose translation is MADGSRQSKLAAAKKKLKEYQQKNSPGLTPGAKKKRKGKEGSRPETPTNDGRESPENAYCDGEVAVNNAEQLAAGVLTSSNSNSFPSSAAPAPGNMQLSQLSDSDHKNAFDENRSLSLTESLRQLSEQLNGMVSQPVAYVNGENAASSTDMKEMATRYQELAVALDSSNLTNKQLSTKIEELQSVGLNMLDPNIGIACDEFFSTCGTKQQNQEAVNQLEKEKKGFEQKFAKEQAALREQLQVHIQTIGILVSEKSELQTALSHTQQAARQKAGEAEDLAARLQASRQRISEVEHTLSSLSAQQKQAEKHNKELAKERDSLKMEVYKQSKSSEEVKQQNSELSEKLRSLISENSAMKLDVEDLHKKLEMAELMIQQFASQPGVPDATQQLQMALEERGNLEAQIAQLSESLQQLQAERDRYVQKLKEEGGIWQQRVQVLSEQIHTMTEERELNVNRIQELENNLSELLSSQSAVKPTESEPAPPAGPTEAELRLQGELSRLQEEKEALQGQCQAQVRDNEQLSRLNQEQEERLQELERTLQRYSEEAVDRQQILENMQSDKATISRAMTQNRELKEQLAELQNGFVKLTNENMEVTSALQSEQHVKKELAKKIGELQEKLAEFKEMVSQKTQEAQALQEQRDQYYTHLQQYTAAYQQLATEKEELHKQYLLQTQLMDRLQHEEVQGKVTAEMHFKELQQAKESLETVAKENRELQAHVSQLMAELDAKMLPRVQGDGVETEEMVADRKTPLLSIPEDFESKEEMVAFLTSAMSQAESDREEMRQQLIEQKRQCKGLVQQISMLRKEQQLHVTSAGASSADSVPGEVHEALKRAMEKLQSRFTDLIREKAELKDRVEELEHRCIQLSGETDTIGEYIALYQSQRAILKQRHREKEEYISRLAQDKEEMKMKLMELQELVMRLVGERNDWHTKYMAVAQNVELQPGPSSEPADATMERHLELNATDGEGLREVSLTDEPEQDPASAPSHPSHADGKGPQPVPQDPTAKQIMQLLREIQNPRERPGSLLENPCIPFFYRADENDEVKIMVV